The Thermovibrio guaymasensis genomic interval GGGGAGATTACTGAGTAAACAGCGTTTTCAAACATTAAGAGCCTGTTTGCAACGCTGATTGCAAGGGCTCCTCCGCTTCCTCCCTCTCCGATAACAACACTAACAATGGGAACCTTCAGCTTTGCCATTTCAAAGAGGTTCCTTGCAATCGCCTCAGACTGACCGTGTTCCTCAGCCTCTATTCCGGGAAAAGCCCCCGGTGTATCAACAAGGGTAATTATCGGCTTTTTAAATTTCTCTGCAAGTTTCATTACCCTTAAGGCCTTTCTGTAGTCCTCAGGAAGGGGCATTCCAAAGTTCCTTGCTATCTTCTCCTTCGTCTCCCTTCCCTTTTCCTGTGCGATGACGCAGACGCTCTCTCCGTTGAACTTTCCAAATCCTGCTATTATCGCCTTCCCGTCGCCGCAGTGCCTATCTCCATGAAGTTCAACAAAATCCTCAAAGAGAGCTTTTATAAAGTCAATTGAATGGGGTCTATCTGGATGGCGGGCAAGCTGAACCCTGTCCCAAGCAGAGAGGTTTGAGTAAAACTCTTCAATTTTCCTCATAAACTTTCTCTCTATCTCCTCAATTACTGCCGGCTGGTGCTTTCCCAACTTTTTCAGTTCCTCTATTTTCTTTCTGAGCTTCTCTACCTTCCTTTCAAACTCTAACAGTCCTTCCATTTTTTCAACCTCAGGCTATCCTTATTCTCTCTTTCGGCAACAGTTTTTGAAGGCCTCTTAATACTTCTCTATCAATGGGTAAACGGTAGTCAGGGTTGATTTGCAATTTTACAAAACAGTCTGGAAGCTCCGCCTCAACTATGAGTGGTTTCCCTTGAGGGCTTGAGTTCTCCTCAATAAACCTTTTGAGCTCTTTTAAGAACTGATCAGTAACCTCCTCTCCTTTTAGCCTTAAAACTATTGTGTTAACCTTACTTCCTATTTCGTCTTTAAGGTAGGATATCTCCTTTG includes:
- a CDS encoding acetyl-CoA carboxylase carboxyltransferase subunit alpha: MEGLLEFERKVEKLRKKIEELKKLGKHQPAVIEEIERKFMRKIEEFYSNLSAWDRVQLARHPDRPHSIDFIKALFEDFVELHGDRHCGDGKAIIAGFGKFNGESVCVIAQEKGRETKEKIARNFGMPLPEDYRKALRVMKLAEKFKKPIITLVDTPGAFPGIEAEEHGQSEAIARNLFEMAKLKVPIVSVVIGEGGSGGALAISVANRLLMFENAVYSVISPEGCAAILWQSQEKVKEASEALKLTAKDLKEMGIVDEIIPEPLEGAHRDWETTFRNFKEFVSKALNELKGLSPKELVEERYRKFRNV